The sequence below is a genomic window from Desulfovibrio sp. Fe33.
CATGGGCTCGGCCGCGTTTCTTCCGGCGGCGCAACCGGCGACGGTCAAGAGCGCGAGGAGCGCCAGGGCAGCCAGTGCGGTGTGTGAGTCAGGCCTAGAGAATAGTTTCATCCGTCCGTCCCGATTGGCGTAGCCGCCGATTATTCGTGCTCCAGCACCCAGTCGCTGGAAAAATCCTTGACCTTGTCCGTCAGGTGCTCGCGGATCTTGGCCATGAGCCGGGCCTCGATCTGGCGGACGCGCTCCCTGGTGACGCCGAACTCCTCGCCGATTTCCCGCAGGGTCACGGGGTCGTCGGAGAGCAGCCTGCGGTCCAGGATGGCCATTTCCTTTTCGTTCAGGGACGAGCGTATTTCCCTGATGTTGTTCAGGAGCATGTCGACGATCTGGTCGTTGGCGATGGATTCCTCCACGCCCGGCGCCAGGGACGGCAGGAAGTCCATCTTGGTGGCGTCGGAGTCGTCGGCCAGCGGGGTGTTCAGGGACATGTCGTTCTTGGACAGCCGCTGGTCCATTTCGTCGATTTCGGCCTCGGACACGCCGAGCCGTTCGCTCAGGGCCTCGGTGGTGGGGTCGAACCCCAACGTCTGGAGGCGCTGGCGCTCCTTGTTCAGGTTGTAGAACAGCTTGCGCTGGGTCTGGGTGGTCCCGATCTTGACCATGCGCCAGTTGTCCATGATGTACTTCAGGATGTACGCCTTGATCCAGAAGGCCGCGTAGTAGGAGAACTTGATCCCCTTCTCGGGATCGAACTTGGTCACGGCCTTGAGCAGTCCGACGTTGCCCTCCTGGATGAGGTCGAGGCCGTTCTGCATCCAGCGCCGCTGGAAGTCCATGGCGATCTTGACCACCAGGCGGAGGTGCGAGGACACCAGCTTGAAGGCCGCATCCTGGTCGTTGTCCTCCTGGACCCTTTTGGCCAGGGCGTATTCCTCTTCCGGGTCCAGCATGGGGAACCGGGCGATTTCCTTGAGGTACAGCTGCAAGGGATCGCGAATCCGCACCGCCTTGGATGACGGGGCCGGATTCAGCGCCGGGAGCCTGTTTCCTCGTTCGTCGGCTTTGGCTGGAGGGCTGGAGGGAATGTCGGCCGACACGTCCTCATAGTCGTCGTCGCCGAAGTCGTTCTCGCTGAAGTCGTTTTCGTTGAAGTCGGTCTCTTCGAAATCGTCCTCTTCGACAATTTCCGGTTCGACCACTTCGGTCGTTTGTTCAGATGTCATCGCAAATTATGGATTCGGCGCCGAAGCGCGCGGTTCAATACAAATTATAAGAGCAAGAAGGCCACACTATAGATTTTGACGGACCTTATCAATGATTTTCAGGGAAGCGCAACTTGTGCAAGACTCTGCGCAACCGGGGCTGAAAAACGCTGAATTCCGCTCCAATAAAAGGCTTGATTTCCAGCCGGGTCGCAGCTATATCGAGATATCTTGATATATGAATACATCGGACGGTGCGCAATCCCTGCGCCCGCCGCCCGCGTGGAGGATACAAGTGCGCGATTTCAGGTCCATACTCGACGACGACAAAATCTATTATTTCGACGGCGGTTACGGCACGCTGCTCCAGGGCAGGGGGCTGCCCGCGGGTCTCTCCCCCGAACTGTGGGGCCTCAAGGAGCCGGACGTCATCCGTTCCGTGCACCGCGATTACCTGGAGGCCGGGGCGGACATCCTGACCACCAACACTTTCGGCGGGTCCAGGCCCAAGCTCGGACTGAACGCCGATCCCTTCGAACTGAACCGGGCCATGACGGCCATCGCCCGCGAAGTGGCGGGCGACCGCGCCTTCGTGGCGGCCTCCATCGGCCCCACCGGGCATTTTGTCAAGCCGCTCGGCGAGATGACCTTCCGCGAGCTGGTGGAAATCTTCAAGGAGCAGATACGCGGATGCGTTGCCGGCGGCGCGGACCTCATCCTGGGCGAGACTCTTTTCGATCTGGCCGAAGCCAAGGCCGTGGTCATCGCCGCGCGCCTGGTCTGCGACCTGCCCGTGGCCGTGTCCATGACTTTCGAGGGCGAGGCGTCCCTGACCGGCACCTCGCCGCAGACCTTCGTGGACACCATGCAGAACATGGGCGTGGACCTCATCGGGACCAACTGTTCCGCCGGGCCGGAGCAGATGCGGGATACCCTGCGTTCCTGGGCGCCCAGGCTGGAAACGCCGACCTTTGCCGAGGCCAACGCGGGCCTGCCCGAGCTGGACGGTAACGGCAACACCGTGTTCCGTTTGCAGCCCGAGCCGTTCGCCGAACAGGCGGCCGGTTTCGCGGAGCTGGGCGCGAAGTTCATCGGCGGCTGCTGCGGCACCACGCCGGACCACATCCGCGCCCTGCGCAACAAGGTCGGCGACGCCCTCTGGCGGCGTCCGGTCAAGACCGACAACGCCCAACTGGTTCTCACTTCGCGTTCCGTGTCCGTGCCCATCGGTTTCGACCATCCCGGCGTAATCATCGGCGAGCGCATCAACCCCACGGGCAAGAAGCAGCTCACCGCCGAGTTCCAGGATTCCCTTTTCGCCGAGGCACACCGTTTCGCCGCCGAGCAGGTGGAGCAGGGCGCGCCGGTGCTCGACGTCAATGTGGGCGCGCCCCTGGTCGACGAGGTCCAGCTCCTGCCCGAGCTGATCGTTTCCCTGCTTGGCCGCACCACCGCGCCGCTTTCCATCGACTCCAACGACCCGGCGGCCGTCGAGGCCGGATTGTGGGCCTATCCCGGCTCCCCCCTGGTCAACTCCATCTCCGGCGAGCCCGGCAAGATGGAGCGGCTCGGTCCCCTGTGCAAGCTTTTCGGCGCGCCGTTCATCCTCCTGCCCATCGTGGGCAAGAAGCTGCCCGTAACCGCGTCCGAACGGCTGGCGGTCATTGCCGACCTCCTGGCCCGGGCCGACGCCCTGGGCATCCCGCGCCGTCTCATCATGGTCGACGCCCTGGCCCTGACGGTCTCGTCCAAGCCCGAGGCCGCCCGTCATTCCATGGAAGTCATGCGCCACTGCCGGGACGAGTGGGGGCTGCCCACCACCATCGGCCTGTCCAACATCTCCTTCGGTCTTCCGGCCCGCGAGCTGCTCAACTCCACCTTCCTCGCCCTGTCCATGGGCGCGGGACTGTGCTCGTTCATTTCCAACCCCAATTCCGCGCGCATCCAGGAGTCCCTGCACGCCGCCGAGGTTCTGCTCGGCCGCGATCCCCAGGCCGCCCGGTACATCGACAAGTTCTCCGGCTGGGTCGGGGGAGGCGGGGCGCAGGCCGCTTCGGCCCCTGCCGCCAAGTCCGGCGGGCCGTCCCTGCCGCCGGTCCAGGCCGCTGTGGTCAAGGGCGACAAGGACAATGTCGTCAAACTGGTGGAGGCCGAGCTGGAAAAGGGCATGGCCGCCATGAGCATCGTCAACGACCTGCTCATCCCCGGCATTCTCGTGGTCGGCGACAAGTACGAGGCCAAGGAATACTTCCTGCCCCAGCTCCTGCAATCCGCCGAGACCATGCAGACCGCCTTTCAGCGGCTCAAGCCGCTCCTCGAGGAGGATGGGAATGCGGGCGACAGGCCTGTGGTGATAATGGCCACCGTGGAGGGCGACATCCACGACATCGGCAAGAACATCGTCTGCCTCATGCTCAAGAACTACGGCTTCGAGGTCGTGGACCTGGGCAAGGACGTGCCCGCCGCCAGGATCGTGGACGCCGCCGAGGAGCACAACGCCGCCCTCATCGGCCTGTCCGCGCTCATGACCACCACCATGGTGCGCATGGAGGACACCGTGAAAATGGTCGCCGAACGCGGCCTGTCCGCCAAGGTCATCATCGGGGGGGCCGTGGTCACCGAAAAATTCTGCAACGCCATCGGGGCGGACGGCTGGTCCACGGACGCTGTGGCCGCCGTCAAGCTCGCCCAAAGGCTGACGCAGTAGCCTTTCGCGCAGGGAAGGGGAGAGCACCGTCGCAAAGGTGTTCTCCCCGTCTCCCTGTCCCATCCGGCTCGGATAGCGGATGATTTCCGCCGCTCCGGCCGCAAGCGGGTTTGCGGGACTCCGACGGGGCGCGGAAGGATTTCGTCCGGGCTGCGCCGCGTCGCACGAAAGTTTCTTGACCTCTGCCGCCCCAAGTGTTTTGAGAGAGGGCCTCTCGCTTTTATTTGGCATTCAACTCTGCTAGAGTGCCGAAAATTCACACCCGAGGTGTTTCATGAGAAAAATGTGGCTTACCCTCGCCCTTGTCCTGGGTCTTTTGGCCATGACGGCGTGTTCGGGCGAATCCGGCAACGATGCCGAAAAGACTGCCGGCGAGGCTCAATCCTCCGCCGCGAAGAACGCTCCGGCGGCCTCCGGCTCCATCCCCTTCATGGGGCGGGCCGAACTCGACCAATATCTCAAGGACAACGGCGAAAGGCCGACCATGCTCTTTTTCTGGGCAACATGGTGTCCCTCCTGCAAGCAGCAGATTCCCGAGTTGGAGGCGCTGCGCAAGGTCAGGGGCGACCAGGTGAACATCATCGCCCTGTCCGTGGACGAGCGGGTCGAAGCGCTGGAGCGGTATCTGGAGAAGAACCCCATGGACGTTTCCGTCTACCTGGGCGACCAGGAGCTGGCGCGCGACTTCCGCGTCGAGGCCATTCCCACGCTGGTCATCTTCGACAAGACCGGCAAGCATATATTTTCCCAGGCGGGCGTCTTCCCCGGCTCCATGCTCGGAGCCATGGTGGACAAGCTGAACTAGAAGGCAGTCATGATTCGCAAGGCACGCATCGAGGACGTCAAGTCCATTCACGGGCTGCTCATGCTGACCGATCAGCATGACGGCCTGGTCCTACCCCGCTCCTTCAGCCAACTGTATTCCCATCTGCGGGATTTCGTCGTCGCGTTGGACGATGACGGCAATGTCATCGGCTGCTGCGCCCTGAACATCATCTGGGACAACCTGGCCGAAATCCGTTCCCTGGTGGTGGAATCCTCCCATCGGGGCAGGAAGCTCGGCCGCAAGCTGGTCGAGACTTGCCTGTCCGAGGCCGTGACTCTCGGCATCTATCGGGTGTACACCCTGACCGAGGTTCCCGCCTTTTTCGAGCGGGTGGGGTTCGAGCCCGAAGAGATGGACAACCTGAACCAGAAGATCTTTCTGGACTGCCTCAACTGTCCGAGATTCCCCGACCTCTGCAACGAGGTGGCCATGACAATCAACCTGTAACCCGAACAGCGCAATGGCACACAAACTGACACCTTTCATAACCGCCGAGCAGATCGCAGGACGCAATGCGGAACTTGGCCGGGAAATCACCGAGTCGTACTCCGGCGACGGACCGCTGGTCTGCATCTGCGTGCTCAAGGGCGCGTTTCTCTTTTTCGCCGACATCATCCGCTGCATCGACCGGGAAATCGAGATCGATTTCGTGCGGCTGGCCAGCTACGGTTCGGCCACTTCCCGCTCCGAGGACATCGTCTTTTCCAAGGACCTGGAAATATCCATCGAGGGAAAGGACGTCCTGGTAATCGAGGATATCGTGGATACCGGGCACTCCATGGACTTTTTGCTCCACGTGCTCAGGCGGAGAAACCCAAAGAGTTTGAAAATTTGTGCGCTTATTGATAAGCAGGAACGACGGGAAAAGGCCGTGACCGTCGATTTTGCCGGATTCAGGTTGAGCGACGGGTTTATCGTCGGCTATGGCCTGGATTACGCCGAGCGGTACAGGGAACTGGGCGGCATTTTCGAGCTGTCCAACGAATCTTAGAGCCAACCAACCGGACTTTCTGGAGATCGAATTATGATCGTCACCTGCCCGAATTGCGAGACCAGCTACAACCTGCCCGATGAAAAAGTTCCGGCCGGCGGCGCCAAGGTCAAGTGCTCCAAGTGCGCGCACGTGTTCAAGGTGGAGTTGCCTCCGGCCACTCCCGAGGAAGAGGTCGAGGCGCTGCTTGAGGACGATGAGCGCGGCGTGGATTCCGCTGCGGGCGAGGATTTCGACAGGACGTTCGACGACGTGGCCGCAAGCGCCGCCGAGACCGGAGAGACGGCCGGGACGGCCGATGAGGACGAGTCCACGGCATCGGACGCGGCCGACAGGGTCGTCGAGGAAATGCCCGACACGGACGATCTTTTCGCGGACGAGACGCCCTCCGACGAGGACGGGGAAACCCCGGCCGACGAAACCCCGGCCGATGAAGAGGACGATCTGTTCGCCGCTTTGGGCAGTGGAAAGGACGACGAGTCCGACGACCTGTTCGCCGAGGATGAAGGCGGGGAGGAAGCCGAATCCGATGATCTGTTCGTTGAAGAGAGCGGACGCGGCAAAGACCTGTTCACGGACGAGGGCGATGAAGACGACGGCGACCTGTTCGAGGACGCCGACGAGGCCGAGATCGACGATTCCCGCGCGCTTTTCCCCTCCGAGGACGGGGACGGGGACGGAGCGGCGTCCGGCGGCCTGGGCAAAAGCCTGGAGCTGGACGAGGAGCCGCAGCCCGGCAGCCGCAAATCCCTGGGGTGCCTGGTTGTTCTGCTCATCCTTGCCGTGGTCGTCGGCGCGGCCATTTATTTCCGTGTCTGGACCTATGCGGGCGTGAACCTCGGAGCCATGCTCAAGGACGTGCCCTTCGTCGGGCAGATTTTCGCCGAGGACAACGGCGGCGAGAGCGTCGCACCGGGCGAATCTCCGGCCGAGCGCGTGCGCAAGATCGAGTTGAAGAACGTCAAGCAGTACTATGTGGCCAACGAAAAGGTGGGCAACCTGTTCGTGGTCGAGGGCAAGGCCGTCAACAAGTTTTCCAAGCCCAAGGAGCGGGTCGAGGTCGAGGTGGTTCTCTACGACGCCGGGAACAACGTCCTGACCTCCCAGTCCCTCCTGTGCGGCAACGTGCTGTCGCAGTTCCAGCTTCAGGTGCAGACCGAGAAGGAGATCAAGGACGGGCTGGCTTCGGATGTGGGCATTCTTTCCAACAACACGTTCATCCGGCCCGGCGCATCCACACCCTTCATGGCGGTGTTCTTCACGCCTCCCGAGGGGGTCAAGGAGTTCCTGGTCAAGGTTGTGGACGTGAGCGACCCCAAATAGGGGCGTCCGGGCCTTGGAAAACGGACGATTTTGCGGATGGAGACGGTTGTCCATCCGCTTTTTCGCGGACCCGTTACAAAAATCGGGATATTTTTCACATATAGGCTGTACGTATGGTTTAAGCAGCCGGATTTTAATAGTTTATAGCAGTTGCAGAAAGTTCGAAAAAGGATCATCGTTTCTGAAAAAGACGTTGACGGGAATTGACGGCGTGTGCTACTCCTCCTCCACTTGTGAAGGATTGCACGAAATGCCTGCGCGGGGTGGCAACCCACTGCCGACGCTCGCGTATCCCGGCCTTTGCGAGGTGTAAACATGTTCTTTTCAAAAGACGATCGGTGGGTGAACATCACCCAGCTGGGGGGCACCGCCGGCACGATGGGACTTCACATCGTATCGGCCACCGTCGTCGGCCTGACCATCGGGTATTTTCTTGATGAATACTTCGGGACCAGGCCTTGGTTGATAATGATCTTCTTCTTTCTGGGGGTCATCGCCGGGTTCAAGATGATTTTCGAGGACTTCAGGCGTCTCCAGAGGCGGGAAGAAGCTAAAAGAGCCGGTTCTTTGAAACAGGACGGAGAAAAGAGTGCTGGGCAGGATGAACCAAGGGCTTGAACGGCTGCTTGTCAGAAGCGGCTTCACCAAGCCGGATGTGCGCATCGTTGTCCGCAACCAGATTTATGTGTCGCTGGGGACCTCTCTAGTGATCATGCTGGCAACACTGTTTTCCCGGTGGTCCCTGGCCTATCTGGCGGGGGCGGTAATCGCCCTGGTCAACTTCTGGACACTCGCCCGCGTGACCCAGTCGTTGGTCTACGACCAGAAGAGGGGACCATATCTGCTGTTTGTCATATTCATGGGAAAAATGACTCTGAGCGGGCTGGCACTTTGGTGGCTGATCGGAGTTGAGCGAGTTCCTCACTGGGGGTTGATTGCGGGGCTCGGAACCGTGGTGGTCAACATCACCGCGACCGGCCTGAGTCAGTTGAGGGAAAAATAGCCGAACTGCTTAAGGAGGCTTTGATATGGGTTTTTCGGGCGGATTGCCGCATCCTCTCTTGTACATGGACATGCTGAAAAGCATCGGCCATTGGGGCACCCAGGTTGAACACGCTCTCGGCGTGCAAAGCATCAACCATGTGCTCTACATGTGGCTGGTCATGGCCATCATCCTGGGGCTGGGACTGATGGTCCGCAGCCGCCTGCAGTTGGTCCCCGGCGGCCTCCAGAACGTCTTCGAGACGATCATCGGAGGGCTTGAGGACTTCGTCGTCGCCAACCTGGGCGAAGAAGGCCGTCAATTCATGCCGCTGCTGTGCACCATTTTCATTTTTATCCTGGGCATGAACTGGCTCGGTCTCGTGCCGGGCTGCGACGCGCCCACCGCGAACATCAACACGCCGGCCGCCATGGCCATCATCGTGTTCTGTTTCTATCAGTTCGTGGGCATGAAGAAATGGGGCTTCGGCTACATCAAGCATTTCATGGGCCCGGTCGGCTTCCTGGCCCCGCTCATGCTTATCCTTGAGCCCATCTCTCACCTTGCTCGTCCGCTCAGCCTGACTCTTCGTCTCTTCGGCAACATCCGCGGCGAGGAAATCGTTTTGATCCTGATGTTCTTCCTGGCGCCGGTTCTCGGCTCCCTGCCGATGTACTTCCTGTTCATCCTGGCGAAGACCATTCAGGCGTTCATCTTCTTCATGCTGACCATGCTGTACCTGCAGGGCGCCATCGAACACGCCCACTAGAAGAAGTCTGCTTAATTTGGGGAAATGGTCCTTGGACCACAACAATATTACGTAATCCATTTGGAGGATTCACATGAAAATCGCGAAGATTTTGTTCACCACCCTGGCAATGGTCCTGGTCGCGTCCGTCGCCTTCGCCGCTGAAGGTGCTGATCCCGTCATGTCCGCCAAGGCCTACGCCACCGCTATCGGCATGGGCATCGCCGCCGGTCTCTGCGGTATCGGTCAGGGCATGGGCGTGAAGGGCGCTTGCGAAGGCATCGCCCGCAACCCCGAAGCCGGTGGCCAGCTGTCCACCACCCTGATCCTCGGCCTGGCCTTCATCGAATCCCTGGCCATTTACGCCCTGGTCGTCAACCTGATCCTGCTCTTCGTCGTCTAGTTTCAGGTTTACGGAGTCCTTTCAAAGGGAGGCTTCGGCCTCCCTTTTTCAGCCTCTTTCATGTTAAGAATTTCACATACCGGAAAGCCTCTTGACCGGAAAGAGCCCAAAATTATGATGAAAAGCGAACATATCCCTAAAGCAACCATTGGACGGCTCGCCGTCTACATTCAGGTCCTCGAGAACCTCCTTCGGGACGGCAATGACGTCGTGTCCTCGGAGCGCCTGGCCCGGGCCTGCTCAGTCAACTCCTCCCAGATTCGAAAGGACCTGGCGTACTTCGGCGAATTCGGCGTACGCGGCGTGGGCTACTACGTTCAGGAATTGATTACTTCCATCAAGCAGTCGCTCGGCATCGACCGACTCTGGAAGTGCGCCCTCATCGGCGTGGGCAACATGGGCAGCGCCCTGCTCCGTCACCACGATTTCGAAAAGCGCGGGTTCAAAATCTGCGCCGCCTTCGACTGCGACCCGGACAAGATCGGGCTCGAGTTCGAGGGCATGGAAATCGTCTGCCCCACCCACCTCAAGGAACGCGCGCCTGAATTGAATCTTGAAATCGGCATCATCGCCACGCCTCCGGATCGCGCTCAGCGCGCAGCCAACCACCTGGTTGAGGCCAACATCCGCGGCATCATCAACTTCGCGCCGTCGAGGATCAATGTGCCCAAGCACATCCCCGTCGAGTACGTGGACTTTTTCGACCACCTATACTCCATTGCATTCCAGATAACGCTCGGCAGCGATTAGGGTAGAAGACACCCCCTCTTTTCGGCTTGCTCCGGTCTTCCGGGGAAGCTCCCTGAGTCTACGGAGAACCGTCTCGCGCGGTTTGGTCCGTTCTCTTCTTTTTTTGTCTTTTGGGCTTTCAGGATAAATGCCTTGTGGGCCTGGCTTGGGATTGGCTCAGGCTACCGGACCGTTTTCCGCGTGCGATCCGGGGGCGTCGCGGCTTAGTCCCGGGAGCGTCTCCATTCAGGAGTAGAACTTCATCAGGGTTGCCCCCCATTAAAGATGGAAAGCGTAGGGTGTCGGTTTGAGTCCGCCGCCATGCGCTCCCTGAACGACGCGCGTGGTTCCGGCTGGACGAAAAAACGACGCCTGAGCGCTGATGTGAACCCACCTGCGCCGGTATGGGGCCTCTCAGGCCCTTTGACCGTGGATGTGAAAAGGCCCCCGCAAGCGATGCTTGCGGGGGCCTTTTTCTTGGTAAAATACGGCAGTGAAGCGGACTAGGCCTTGAAGCGGTAGCCCACGCCGCGAATGGTTTCGATCCAGGACGCGTACGGTCCGAGCTTCTGGCGCAGCCGGCGAACATGGGTGTCGACGGTGCGGGAGTAGCCCTCGAAGTGGGTATCCCATACGGTGTCCAGGAGGTTGTCGCGGGTCTGGACCTTGCCCGCCCCGGAAACGAGGACGGTCAGGAGTTTGAATTCGGTGGCGGTGAGGGCGGTTTCCTCGTCGTCGATGGTGATCTGGTGCGCCTCGAAATCGATGCGCAGCCCTTCGCGTTCCCAAAGCTTGGGAGCGTTGGGCTCGGGCGCGCCGTAGCGGCGCAGGATGGCCTTGATGCGCAGAACGAGTTCGCGCGGAGAGAAGGGTTTGACCACGTAGTCGTCGGCTCCGAGCTCAAGACCGACGATCTTGTCGACCTCTTCGCCCTTTGCCGTGAGCATGACGACGGGAATGCGGGCCGTGGCTGGATCCCCTTTGAGCTGGCGGCAGACCTCAAGGCCGTCGGTACCGGGCATCATCAGGTCAAGCAGGATGATGTCGGGCTTGAAGGCGTGGGCCAGGTTGAGGCCGAGCTGGCCGTCTTCAGCGGCGGCCACGTCGAACCCGGCGGCGGTGAGATTGTATTTCAGCAGTTCTCGCGTGTCTCTGTGGTCTTCGACCACCAGGATTTTCTGGGCTGACACAGTAGGCTCCTTTCGGTGTGATTGGGACTGCTATACCCCATGTCTGTAACATTCAGTGTTACATGTGAGCAACAATTTCGCAACTTGGCGTTCCCGGGGGAACCTTGCGGAATCCGCTCCGGCGCGGACTTGCGGCGTGGTTGG
It includes:
- a CDS encoding N-acetyltransferase, producing MIRKARIEDVKSIHGLLMLTDQHDGLVLPRSFSQLYSHLRDFVVALDDDGNVIGCCALNIIWDNLAEIRSLVVESSHRGRKLGRKLVETCLSEAVTLGIYRVYTLTEVPAFFERVGFEPEEMDNLNQKIFLDCLNCPRFPDLCNEVAMTINL
- the atpB gene encoding F0F1 ATP synthase subunit A translates to MGFSGGLPHPLLYMDMLKSIGHWGTQVEHALGVQSINHVLYMWLVMAIILGLGLMVRSRLQLVPGGLQNVFETIIGGLEDFVVANLGEEGRQFMPLLCTIFIFILGMNWLGLVPGCDAPTANINTPAAMAIIVFCFYQFVGMKKWGFGYIKHFMGPVGFLAPLMLILEPISHLARPLSLTLRLFGNIRGEEIVLILMFFLAPVLGSLPMYFLFILAKTIQAFIFFMLTMLYLQGAIEHAH
- a CDS encoding DUF3426 domain-containing protein, whose product is MIVTCPNCETSYNLPDEKVPAGGAKVKCSKCAHVFKVELPPATPEEEVEALLEDDERGVDSAAGEDFDRTFDDVAASAAETGETAGTADEDESTASDAADRVVEEMPDTDDLFADETPSDEDGETPADETPADEEDDLFAALGSGKDDESDDLFAEDEGGEEAESDDLFVEESGRGKDLFTDEGDEDDGDLFEDADEAEIDDSRALFPSEDGDGDGAASGGLGKSLELDEEPQPGSRKSLGCLVVLLILAVVVGAAIYFRVWTYAGVNLGAMLKDVPFVGQIFAEDNGGESVAPGESPAERVRKIELKNVKQYYVANEKVGNLFVVEGKAVNKFSKPKERVEVEVVLYDAGNNVLTSQSLLCGNVLSQFQLQVQTEKEIKDGLASDVGILSNNTFIRPGASTPFMAVFFTPPEGVKEFLVKVVDVSDPK
- a CDS encoding homocysteine S-methyltransferase family protein, translating into MRDFRSILDDDKIYYFDGGYGTLLQGRGLPAGLSPELWGLKEPDVIRSVHRDYLEAGADILTTNTFGGSRPKLGLNADPFELNRAMTAIAREVAGDRAFVAASIGPTGHFVKPLGEMTFRELVEIFKEQIRGCVAGGADLILGETLFDLAEAKAVVIAARLVCDLPVAVSMTFEGEASLTGTSPQTFVDTMQNMGVDLIGTNCSAGPEQMRDTLRSWAPRLETPTFAEANAGLPELDGNGNTVFRLQPEPFAEQAAGFAELGAKFIGGCCGTTPDHIRALRNKVGDALWRRPVKTDNAQLVLTSRSVSVPIGFDHPGVIIGERINPTGKKQLTAEFQDSLFAEAHRFAAEQVEQGAPVLDVNVGAPLVDEVQLLPELIVSLLGRTTAPLSIDSNDPAAVEAGLWAYPGSPLVNSISGEPGKMERLGPLCKLFGAPFILLPIVGKKLPVTASERLAVIADLLARADALGIPRRLIMVDALALTVSSKPEAARHSMEVMRHCRDEWGLPTTIGLSNISFGLPARELLNSTFLALSMGAGLCSFISNPNSARIQESLHAAEVLLGRDPQAARYIDKFSGWVGGGGAQAASAPAAKSGGPSLPPVQAAVVKGDKDNVVKLVEAELEKGMAAMSIVNDLLIPGILVVGDKYEAKEYFLPQLLQSAETMQTAFQRLKPLLEEDGNAGDRPVVIMATVEGDIHDIGKNIVCLMLKNYGFEVVDLGKDVPAARIVDAAEEHNAALIGLSALMTTTMVRMEDTVKMVAERGLSAKVIIGGAVVTEKFCNAIGADGWSTDAVAAVKLAQRLTQ
- a CDS encoding ATP synthase F0 subunit C gives rise to the protein MKIAKILFTTLAMVLVASVAFAAEGADPVMSAKAYATAIGMGIAAGLCGIGQGMGVKGACEGIARNPEAGGQLSTTLILGLAFIESLAIYALVVNLILLFVV
- a CDS encoding TlpA family protein disulfide reductase; amino-acid sequence: MRKMWLTLALVLGLLAMTACSGESGNDAEKTAGEAQSSAAKNAPAASGSIPFMGRAELDQYLKDNGERPTMLFFWATWCPSCKQQIPELEALRKVRGDQVNIIALSVDERVEALERYLEKNPMDVSVYLGDQELARDFRVEAIPTLVIFDKTGKHIFSQAGVFPGSMLGAMVDKLN
- a CDS encoding AtpZ/AtpI family protein, encoding MFFSKDDRWVNITQLGGTAGTMGLHIVSATVVGLTIGYFLDEYFGTRPWLIMIFFFLGVIAGFKMIFEDFRRLQRREEAKRAGSLKQDGEKSAGQDEPRA
- a CDS encoding redox-sensing transcriptional repressor Rex; this encodes MKSEHIPKATIGRLAVYIQVLENLLRDGNDVVSSERLARACSVNSSQIRKDLAYFGEFGVRGVGYYVQELITSIKQSLGIDRLWKCALIGVGNMGSALLRHHDFEKRGFKICAAFDCDPDKIGLEFEGMEIVCPTHLKERAPELNLEIGIIATPPDRAQRAANHLVEANIRGIINFAPSRINVPKHIPVEYVDFFDHLYSIAFQITLGSD
- a CDS encoding ATP synthase subunit I is translated as MNQGLERLLVRSGFTKPDVRIVVRNQIYVSLGTSLVIMLATLFSRWSLAYLAGAVIALVNFWTLARVTQSLVYDQKRGPYLLFVIFMGKMTLSGLALWWLIGVERVPHWGLIAGLGTVVVNITATGLSQLREK
- a CDS encoding response regulator, with protein sequence MSAQKILVVEDHRDTRELLKYNLTAAGFDVAAAEDGQLGLNLAHAFKPDIILLDLMMPGTDGLEVCRQLKGDPATARIPVVMLTAKGEEVDKIVGLELGADDYVVKPFSPRELVLRIKAILRRYGAPEPNAPKLWEREGLRIDFEAHQITIDDEETALTATEFKLLTVLVSGAGKVQTRDNLLDTVWDTHFEGYSRTVDTHVRRLRQKLGPYASWIETIRGVGYRFKA
- a CDS encoding sigma-70 family RNA polymerase sigma factor encodes the protein MTSEQTTEVVEPEIVEEDDFEETDFNENDFSENDFGDDDYEDVSADIPSSPPAKADERGNRLPALNPAPSSKAVRIRDPLQLYLKEIARFPMLDPEEEYALAKRVQEDNDQDAAFKLVSSHLRLVVKIAMDFQRRWMQNGLDLIQEGNVGLLKAVTKFDPEKGIKFSYYAAFWIKAYILKYIMDNWRMVKIGTTQTQRKLFYNLNKERQRLQTLGFDPTTEALSERLGVSEAEIDEMDQRLSKNDMSLNTPLADDSDATKMDFLPSLAPGVEESIANDQIVDMLLNNIREIRSSLNEKEMAILDRRLLSDDPVTLREIGEEFGVTRERVRQIEARLMAKIREHLTDKVKDFSSDWVLEHE
- the hpt gene encoding hypoxanthine phosphoribosyltransferase: MAHKLTPFITAEQIAGRNAELGREITESYSGDGPLVCICVLKGAFLFFADIIRCIDREIEIDFVRLASYGSATSRSEDIVFSKDLEISIEGKDVLVIEDIVDTGHSMDFLLHVLRRRNPKSLKICALIDKQERREKAVTVDFAGFRLSDGFIVGYGLDYAERYRELGGIFELSNES